From the bacterium genome, the window TCACCTCGTCCATCCATCGCGTCCAGGGCGTTGTGCAGGAGATTAGCGACCGCACGGTAAAGCTGTGCCGAGCCACCCTTCACACAGAGCAGATCATCGGCGAGTTCAAGGTTGCAAGTGACAGCTTCCTGGCGAGGAGCAACTTCTTTGAGCGCGTGGGTCACGATCGAATTGAGATTTACCGGTTCCACGGTATAATGTCCGCGGCGTCCGAGGGTCAGAAGATCCTGATTGATCGCGGCGATTCGCGAGGCAGCGTTTTCAATGTCAGACAAGTACTGGCGCGCAATATTGCCTTCGGGCAATTCTTCTTTGATCAGGTCCGGGTAGGCCATGATCGGGCCAAGGAGGTTATTAAAGTCATGCGCTACTTGTCCGGCAATGCGTCCGATCGTTTCCAGTCGCTGCGCACGCGCCTCCTGCTCCTTGAGTCGCTTGACCTCGGTGACATTGAGCAGATTGCAGAGTGTGGCCGGCTGGCCATCCCAGTCGATCGGAGAGACCAACAGGTCATAGTCGAGGTAGTCGCTCTGGCGATTACGGAGGCGGAGCGCAGTCTGATTAAGCGAACTCTCAGTGATCACACTTTCACCAAAGTAATGTGAGCAGGTCACCAGATCATCCTGGTGCACCAGCGAGAGAGGCTGCAACTCAAGCAATTCTGCCGGAGTATATCCCAGTTGGCTGGCGAGGATCGGATTGGTGTACCGTATCTGCCCTCCCTGAATTATCCAGATACCGGTTAAAGCATGTTCGCTGATGGCGCGGAAGCGTTCTCCGCTGGTCTGGATGATCTGTTCACTCTCGCGCTGACGGAGGATCTTGTTCAGTTCCGTGGCCAGAAGCTGCATATGGGTGACATCAAGTTCATCATACGATTCCGACTTATTGCCGACACCGAAGATGAGTTTGCATTTTCCGCTTTCGAAGACCGGAACGCTCATGAATCGTTTAACCGACGCATGGCCGTCGGGTAGCCCCTTTTGATTGGGGGAGTGTGGGAAATCATTGTAGACCACGGGTTGACCATAGCGCAGGCAATCGACCCAGTTACCGGCTTTTTCCACCGGGTAGTGAACGTCATACGCCGCTGTGCACATCTTGAGGGCGGTCCCGTTCCAGGCGGTGAGGATGATCTCCTTCTGGTCGTCGGAGATACGATGAAAGAAGCCGATCTCGCTATTGGTCAGTTTGACCGCTTCGTCGAGGGCGTGAGTACAGAATTCCTTGTCCGGCAGGGAAATGGATTCGCCGTAGATCTTGAGCAGGATGCTGTCCAGGTGGGCTGTGCGTTTGGCCCGTTCTTCCGCCGTCTTGCGCTGGTGAATGTCCTGACGGGTGCCTTGCATGAGTTGTGGCTTTCCGTTCGGCGTCCACGAGGTCACCTGGCCGCGATCAAGGACCCAGACCCAATGACCTTCCTTATGTTTGGTGCGTAATTCGACTTCATAGTAGTCCAGTTTTCCATCACAATGCCGGGTCAGATTCTCGTCGCAGAGAACAAGATCGCCGGGATGGCAAAGCTTTCGCCAGGTGTCGGTCGAAACTGAAGTAAGCTCAGTTTTCGAATAGCCGAGGATCTCGGCCCACCGCTCATTTATGACGACCTCTTCGGTCAGCAGGTTCCATTCCCAGGTACCGGCATTGGTGCTTCTGATGATATTGGCCATCCGTTCCCGTTCCAGGCGCAATGATTCCTCGGAGAGACGGTGCTGGGTTATGTCTACTCCTGACGATAGAGTGCCGGTGACGCGCCCATTGTCGTCGCGCAGAACGGTGCAGCGAAAAGTGATCAACAGCAGGTTCCCTGCGCGGTCGATAATCGGTTTCTCGTGATCATCAACACATTCTGCGGACCCTGTGGTCAGACGCGCGCGGTGCTCGCGAAGACTGTCTCGATGTTCCTGGGGGATACAAGTGTCATACCAATTCCGGCCGATCAACTCCTCCTCAGTGTAGCCAAGAAGTTCGCACCCTTTGCGATTGATACTGCGGATGTTTTCACTGAGATCCAATTCGACCACCATTGCGGCCGAGATATTCAGTTGCAGGCGTGCGCGGTCCCGTTCATCGCGTAGTTGTTGTTGAGCGGTCAGGCGACGCGCCGATTCACGCATCGCCGGTCTGATGATAAACAGGTAGAGCCATGGAAGTGCGCACAGGGTTGCCAGGGAGGCATCGGCAACAGCCGCGTTCCACCACCGTGCTTGTGGAAAAAATGACAGCAGTAACATGACCGCCATTTCGGACAAAAATATCGTCAGGATGAGTGCGGCAAGCAGCCGTTTAGGATGACTCATATCAATCGACGCTATCCAAATGACGCGGTTCTGTGCAACTATCGATTGGGTTAGTGCTGGGTGGATTGCATCCGGCGAGTGTTTTGCCCTGCATCTAAGTGGAGATGCAACTCCTTTTTCCCCATAATTATTGTCGGCCAATCAAGGAAAAACTTGAAAGTGTCGGCAAGATGCGGGCAAGATCTGGAGATTGTTCGTGCTACGTGGGGATTGTAAACCGGGGGACAGGTACTTTTGGCAAGGAACCTGTCCCCGGAGAAACGAGAGATCAGCGATCAGCGCGTTTAGGTCCGCCGGGGAGGGCGCTGAAACCCTGCCGGGCGTAGTCGATCGCTTCGGCGAGGATACGGGTCGCTTCCTGCGAGGCATGGAATCCCATCGAGTTTTCGGCGGCGATAAAATCGAGCCGGAACTGTGCCTTGCGATGGAAATTGCGCGCGGGAGCGAGCGAGACAGAGTCGGCTCCGGCGGTCCTGGCGGCGTCAATGGCCGCAATCAGGTCAAGCACAGCTTCCTCGGCGCGGATCATCACGTCCTTGGTCTTATCCTGAATACGCTGTGCCCGAGCAAGAATCTCCGACTCAGGGTAACGGTGGCAGTTCTGGCAAGCGCGCGATATTCAAAAGCGGGCTCCGCACATGGTGATCGGATATCTTGATAGCGCCTTCGCGGTAGTACGGCATGTGGCAGTCGGCACAGGCGACGCCGCTCGGGCATGGATTCCCTGGCTCCACATCTCAAACTCAGGATGCTGGGCCTTAAGAACTGGCGCGCCGGAAGTAGCGTGGATCCAATCGACATGTTTCACAGAGTCGTAGTATGATTCGATATTTTCCACAGCCACACCTTCGTGCCAGGGGTAGGTGAGGAGTTTTCTTTCCCTTTGAAATAATACTCGACGTGGCACTGTCCGCAGACGTAGGAGCGCATCTCCTGGCGAGTAGCTTCCTTATTGGGATCATACGGTTCGGTTTTGGGGCCGTTCTGCCAGGCGGGTGAGGCTGGGGAGGTGGGGCATAGAGGTTCCACTTTCGGCGAGGCGCCGGATACCATTGATGAATCCGGGGCGGGTGACGCGGAGATTCATTGATTTTGGCTCATGACAATCAGCGCAGACGACCGGATGTTCGACCAATTTGTTGGCACTATCCCAGGGCATGGCACAGACGACCTCGAAGCCCTTCATGATCTGGGCGAGCGTATCGGAATCCGGCACGCCGGCTTCTTTCCCCTTCTGCTTGTAAGCCGGAATAATGGCTGCATGGCAATGCAGGCAGGCGCCGGGTTGACGGAACTGCTTGGTCCGTTCGGTGTCGAATTGGTCGGTCAGCATGAATGCATGGCCGCGTTCTTCGCGATAGTCGACGCCAAATGCGTAGCCGTTAAACAATTCACGCCAGCGTGTGTCATCATCGAGTTTCTGAAAGGCTTCGCTGCCGCCATGTTTGGTTCGGGCGGTATCGACAGTTCGCTTGTACGTGTCGAACTGGCGAGGGAAATTCTGTCCCCAGACCTTGGGGTCGATCGTCTCTTCGTTGATATCCGCAACCTGAAAGACAACCTGTTTAGCTTCATCTTTGCGTTGCGAGATATTCTGATACAGCATCATCATCGCGAAGGTGGCGATGGCCAACAGCACGACGAGGGCGACGATGATCAGTTGTGCCCGTCGGTTGGAGGAGTGGTCTTCTCAGCCATGATCTATCCTTTCAATGCGCTGCGCCGTGGCCGACCTCGCGGTGGCACCGAACGCAGTTCTGATGTTCATCGGCGTGGGTGAACGAGCCGACCGATTCCGAGATCAGTTGGGCGTGGCAGCGAAGGCAGTTGCGCTGGACCACCTCACGATTATGTTCGCGAACGCGGATCGGCTCGTTGAAGTTCTGCATGGTGAATTTTTGGGAGTGGCTCCAGCCATTCTCCATTTTGATGAGATATTTGCCGGGGAAACTTTGCGGCAGATGACAGTCGTTGCAGATGGCAACTCCATGGTGGCTCCCTTTCTGCCAGGAATCAAAATGCTCGCGCATAATATGGCAGTTGGTGCAGACCGTGGGGTCATCGGAGAGATATGACGCGCCGTGCGCGTAATAGAAGGTGAAGAACCCAAGGCCGATCAGGATCCCGGCGAGGATTGCGATCACCGCGATCCATTTCTGCAATGGTGCCGATCCGGTCAGTCTAACCATCGACATCCTCCAAACTCAAGGTCATACGGTGCCATCCTCAGGTCGCTCAAAAGTTGACCGTCAAGGTTGTGTAGCCCCAGAGCCCGGGATCAGGATCATTTGCCGCGGCGAATGACTCCGACGGCAAAAACAAAGTAACAGCTTGGAGGCGTTAAATTCAACTCTGAACGAAGAACCCATACTTCTATTTACTTCTCACAGTTTGTTTGAAGGCGGAGGCGGTCACATCGACTCCGTCGTGAATGGAGAATCGACAGCTTACGAAGAAAATCCTTTGATTAAAGTCAAGCGAGGCGGAAATCCATTGGGAAGGATTGAATGGTCCGCTATCTTGCACTCAGGTAGTCGGTTACGAGAACGGGTCGAATTGCTTGGCGGCGGTCGAATCGGGCAAAATGCGGCTCCGGTGACTGGTGAGAAAGCGATTGTAAACAGGACGAGAGATCAATAGGTTATACGAGAGCTTTATCGCACCCAAGTCCGGCATCACATATCAGAAAACCCGGCAATTGAGGGAATAATCATGCGGATCTATCGTGACAGTCTGGCCAAAACAGTCGACTCGGTTAACGAAGCGTTTTTTTTCGGAATGCCCGTGACCGCGGCCGAGCGTGACGAGGTTGCGCTTTGGATCGCCAAAAGGCAGGGCGAGGAAGGCTCCTATGCCAACATGTTTGCGCCGACTGCATCGGATGCCAGGAAGGGGATTCGCCTTTTCACGGGTGAGGCACTCGGGCCGAGTGCATCGCTGCGGCATGTGTCCGGCGAGGAGGCGTGTCGTGCGCTAATACTGCTGCAGTCGCGTTCCAAAGAAGTGCAGAAAGCACTCGAGGATGCTACGGTTGGGATGAGAGGGGCATTGGAACGTGCCAGGCTGGAGAAGCGAAAGAAGTTCTGTTGCGGTACCTGCGACCCGGCGCTCTGGCGGCATATCACGGCCGGCGGACTTAAAGGTGAAGAAGAATGGCTGGAAAACGGGATGAAAATGCTGAAGGGATTTCGCGATGGTAAAGGGAGGTGGCAGCGGTTCCCCTATTTCTGGACGATGCTTGCGCTTTCGGAAATGGATTTCCCAGCGGCCAGACAGGAGATGCGGTATGCGGCATCGGTCGGCGAGCGGTATCTTGCCAGGAAAAAGCCATCTGATCCGATGACCAGACGGAGAGTCTTGGCTATCGAGCGAGTGCTGGCGAAATGTTAGAGCACGACAACCGGGGTTCTGGGAACATGATGAAGAGCGTTGCGATATCTCGGATCAGGATCGATAGTCATGAATTGCTCTGCGCGTATACTGGCCGCGAGTCTGGAAGTCTCTCCACGCGGGCCGATTCTCAGGAGGCGGTTGATCAGAGATATCAGGCATTGGCTGACCAACTCAAGATCGACCCCAGTCACATCTTCTGTCTTCCCCAGACGCATAGCAATAATGTGGTGATACTCCGAGACAGAGAATTCCTTAACCGACCTGAAGGACCTCGGCGATTTCAGTTCACGGAAAAGGAGATTCACCGCGGCGATATCTATTTGGACAGAGCCGATTTTGATATGGAGTGGCAACGGGGGATCGATGGTGTGATCCTGGCGGTGCAGGATGCGTATCCGGTGATACTGACCGCGGATTGCGCGCCGGTGATGTTCTGGGCGC encodes:
- a CDS encoding PAS domain S-box protein, whose translation is MSHPKRLLAALILTIFLSEMAVMLLLSFFPQARWWNAAVADASLATLCALPWLYLFIIRPAMRESARRLTAQQQLRDERDRARLQLNISAAMVVELDLSENIRSINRKGCELLGYTEEELIGRNWYDTCIPQEHRDSLREHRARLTTGSAECVDDHEKPIIDRAGNLLLITFRCTVLRDDNGRVTGTLSSGVDITQHRLSEESLRLERERMANIIRSTNAGTWEWNLLTEEVVINERWAEILGYSKTELTSVSTDTWRKLCHPGDLVLCDENLTRHCDGKLDYYEVELRTKHKEGHWVWVLDRGQVTSWTPNGKPQLMQGTRQDIHQRKTAEERAKRTAHLDSILLKIYGESISLPDKEFCTHALDEAVKLTNSEIGFFHRISDDQKEIILTAWNGTALKMCTAAYDVHYPVEKAGNWVDCLRYGQPVVYNDFPHSPNQKGLPDGHASVKRFMSVPVFESGKCKLIFGVGNKSESYDELDVTHMQLLATELNKILRQRESEQIIQTSGERFRAISEHALTGIWIIQGGQIRYTNPILASQLGYTPAELLELQPLSLVHQDDLVTCSHYFGESVITESSLNQTALRLRNRQSDYLDYDLLVSPIDWDGQPATLCNLLNVTEVKRLKEQEARAQRLETIGRIAGQVAHDFNNLLGPIMAYPDLIKEELPEGNIARQYLSDIENAASRIAAINQDLLTLGRRGHYTVEPVNLNSIVTHALKEVAPRQEAVTCNLELADDLLCVKGGSAQLYRAVANLLHNALDAMDGRGELRLRTENYYAEEVTIAYQRVPRGEYVKLTIADTGCGIPDDALQRIFDPFFTTKKSDRKHGSGLGLSVVNSVLKDHCGYLDIRTETGRGTTFYIYLPASREIGRCEAATRPVGGSERILVVDDDSIQRAVLGSLLEKLGYQVTIAQCGEDAIKLLRENRFDLLVLDMIMPGGMDGADTYCRAASLYPGQKAIIVSGYSDSGRVNIAQEAGAGAFVKKPLTLLSIAGAVRGELDKHAPALTDRALVRQ
- the nrfH gene encoding cytochrome c nitrite reductase small subunit; this encodes MVRLTGSAPLQKWIAVIAILAGILIGLGFFTFYYAHGASYLSDDPTVCTNCHIMREHFDSWQKGSHHGVAICNDCHLPQSFPGKYLIKMENGWSHSQKFTMQNFNEPIRVREHNREVVQRNCLRCHAQLISESVGSFTHADEHQNCVRCHREVGHGAAH